A window of the Roseburia sp. 831b genome harbors these coding sequences:
- the fliB gene encoding flagellin lysine-N-methylase, whose amino-acid sequence MKKEIKPDFYKKFQCIAGECEITCCQEWKIAVDEDIRKRWENITPGSTEKLTDYIEEKEGTSVIRLKENHKCPFLNKEKLCKLVMEYGEETLSKTCQLFPRQIHEFSDRTEYALVTCCPEVVDMLSKEKPFESADLLEKEKSLDGIGLLEKEKPFESADLLKQENDLQRSTEKQDFLAQIRYLICSILENEAYSVEKALKMSFYVLLDILEKAGMPNRNARRQKRVSLDDYGINYKCISLEAYQEEALQELSDAMDAMEQDALATLEERNELFLDLAENYRKEGLYTAYLEPIAQLAESYSENGYDEALLDKNESFEKEFVKYETLLRRYFLQEIYADFLLPESNLQDLVVAFQWIGIEYAAIHQALFLRFQLEKEELPYKTVRNYLVVIARMMGYDEDDITEYLQNSFQNLIWEWGYFALIV is encoded by the coding sequence ATGAAAAAAGAGATAAAACCGGATTTTTACAAGAAATTCCAATGTATTGCCGGAGAATGTGAAATTACCTGCTGTCAGGAGTGGAAGATAGCGGTGGATGAGGATATCCGGAAGAGATGGGAGAATATTACGCCAGGCTCCACAGAAAAACTAACCGATTATATAGAAGAAAAAGAAGGCACATCCGTGATTCGGTTAAAAGAGAATCACAAATGTCCGTTCCTAAACAAAGAAAAATTATGTAAACTTGTGATGGAGTATGGAGAGGAGACACTTTCGAAGACGTGTCAGCTTTTTCCGCGACAGATTCATGAATTTTCGGACCGGACGGAATATGCGCTTGTGACCTGCTGTCCGGAGGTGGTGGACATGCTTTCAAAGGAAAAACCATTCGAGAGCGCCGACCTGTTGGAGAAGGAAAAATCACTCGATGGCATCGGCCTGTTGGAGAAAGAAAAACCATTCGAGAGCGCCGACCTGCTGAAACAGGAGAATGACCTTCAACGCTCTACCGAAAAACAAGATTTCTTAGCTCAAATCCGCTACCTGATCTGTTCCATCTTAGAAAATGAGGCTTACTCTGTAGAAAAGGCACTCAAAATGTCCTTTTATGTGCTGCTTGACATTTTGGAAAAAGCAGGCATGCCGAATCGGAATGCACGCAGACAAAAGCGGGTATCGCTGGATGACTACGGAATTAACTACAAATGTATTTCGTTGGAAGCATACCAGGAAGAGGCGTTGCAGGAATTGTCGGATGCCATGGATGCGATGGAACAGGATGCACTTGCAACGCTCGAGGAACGCAATGAACTGTTTTTGGATTTGGCAGAAAATTACCGCAAGGAGGGGCTTTACACTGCGTATTTAGAGCCAATTGCGCAGCTTGCGGAATCATATAGCGAGAACGGATATGACGAGGCTCTTTTGGACAAGAATGAGTCGTTTGAAAAAGAATTTGTAAAATATGAGACACTTCTTCGCAGATACTTTTTGCAGGAGATTTACGCAGATTTTCTGCTCCCGGAATCCAATTTACAGGACCTTGTTGTTGCATTTCAGTGGATTGGCATAGAATATGCTGCAATCCACCAGGCGCTCTTTTTGCGTTTCCAGCTGGAAAAAGAGGAGCTGCCATACAAGACGGTGCGCAACTATCTTGTTGTGATTGCCCGCATGATGGGGTATGATGAGGATGATATCACAGAATATTTGCAGAACAGTTTCCAAAACCTGATTTGGGAATGGGGCTATTTTGCACTGATTGTATAG
- a CDS encoding serine/threonine protein phosphatase, with amino-acid sequence MEDIFTQFPDKETFDAYWNKNYVPLTYEDVREEFENYVKEVEGHVYLSDYEENGCVSKADFLENLSQDAQFMFQDTLTEIFYEKNPTLYEVAFALYEEAQMNGAGDQNVAKTFHETYQNLYRDFMNQLFDEKLA; translated from the coding sequence ATGGAAGATATTTTTACACAGTTTCCGGATAAGGAAACATTTGATGCATACTGGAACAAGAATTACGTGCCGCTGACCTATGAGGATGTACGTGAAGAATTTGAAAATTATGTCAAAGAGGTGGAAGGGCATGTTTACCTTTCCGATTATGAGGAAAACGGATGCGTTTCCAAGGCTGATTTTTTGGAAAATTTATCGCAGGATGCGCAGTTTATGTTTCAGGATACACTGACCGAGATTTTTTACGAGAAAAATCCGACGCTGTACGAAGTTGCGTTTGCGTTGTATGAAGAGGCGCAGATGAATGGTGCAGGGGATCAGAATGTTGCAAAGACTTTTCATGAGACTTATCAGAATCTGTATCGCGACTTCATGAACCAGTTATTCGATGAGAAGCTTGCCTAG
- the rsmA gene encoding 16S rRNA (adenine(1518)-N(6)/adenine(1519)-N(6))-dimethyltransferase RsmA gives MASLGIPQNTIEVLQKYHFNFQKKFGQNFLIDTHVLEKIIESAEITKEDLVLEVGPGIGTMTQYLCENAREVIAVEIDKNLIPILADTLSEYDNVTVINEDILKVDIKKLAEERNGGKPIKVVANLPYYITTPIIMGLFESHVPIDSITIMVQKEVADRMQVGPGTKEYGALSLAVQYYAKPEIVANVPPNCFMPRPNVGSAVIRLTRHEQVPVQVEDEKLMFRLIRASFNQRRKTLVNGLNNSPEIHLPKEVIQESIEELGFPATIRGEALTLEQFAQLSNIIGSKLKA, from the coding sequence ATGGCATCATTAGGAATCCCGCAGAATACCATTGAGGTTCTGCAAAAATATCATTTTAATTTTCAAAAAAAATTCGGACAGAACTTTTTGATTGATACGCATGTATTGGAAAAAATCATTGAGTCAGCGGAAATCACCAAAGAGGACCTCGTGTTAGAAGTAGGACCGGGAATCGGAACCATGACACAATATCTGTGTGAAAATGCAAGAGAAGTAATCGCGGTGGAAATCGACAAGAACCTGATTCCAATTTTAGCGGATACGTTAAGTGAGTACGATAACGTTACCGTCATCAACGAAGATATTTTAAAGGTTGACATAAAGAAACTTGCCGAAGAGCGAAATGGTGGAAAACCAATCAAGGTGGTAGCAAACCTGCCATATTACATCACGACGCCAATCATCATGGGACTTTTTGAAAGTCATGTTCCGATTGACAGCATCACAATTATGGTGCAAAAAGAGGTTGCGGACCGTATGCAGGTTGGACCGGGAACCAAAGAATATGGCGCACTTTCCCTTGCGGTACAGTATTATGCAAAACCGGAGATTGTGGCAAATGTTCCACCGAACTGTTTTATGCCACGGCCAAATGTAGGAAGTGCCGTGATTCGCCTGACCAGACATGAGCAGGTTCCGGTGCAGGTTGAGGATGAAAAATTAATGTTTCGTCTGATTCGTGCTTCCTTTAACCAGAGAAGAAAGACGCTGGTCAACGGATTAAACAATTCCCCTGAGATTCATCTTCCAAAAGAAGTGATTCAGGAAAGCATTGAGGAGCTGGGATTCCCGGCAACCATTCGAGGGGAAGCACTTACATTAGAACAGTTTGCGCAGTTAAGTAATATAATAGGTAGCAAACTGAAAGCTTAG
- a CDS encoding helix-turn-helix domain-containing protein, protein MGMNRREFCDYFSIPYRTMSDWEAGKRKMPEYLLKLMEYKARVENLINEDNSMEEIK, encoded by the coding sequence ATGGGGATGAATCGTAGAGAATTTTGCGACTATTTTTCCATTCCATATCGTACAATGTCCGATTGGGAGGCAGGAAAACGTAAGATGCCAGAATATTTGCTTAAATTAATGGAATATAAGGCGAGAGTTGAAAATTTGATTAATGAAGATAATTCTATGGAGGAAATCAAATGA
- a CDS encoding DUF3791 domain-containing protein has protein sequence MSAREKEVLNMQLTLIPLLADKWKKSYRELSKLFHNYDVLNYIDACYENYNSTGNQGIIDDLKEYIEMQGGKVE, from the coding sequence ATGAGTGCACGGGAAAAGGAAGTCCTAAATATGCAGCTTACATTAATTCCATTGCTTGCAGATAAATGGAAGAAAAGCTACAGAGAACTGTCAAAATTATTTCATAATTATGATGTCCTTAATTATATTGATGCGTGTTATGAAAACTACAACTCCACAGGCAACCAGGGTATTATTGATGATTTGAAAGAATACATTGAAATGCAAGGGGGAAAGGTTGAGTGA
- a CDS encoding DUF3990 domain-containing protein, with product MKKLYHGSVSDFDVIDLSQGKGYKDFGKGFYATAVKEHAERLAIRNKGILIKRQKVLRERNPKLKLEQPMAYCYNLLYDDEVENLKTKVFRTADAEWLRFIVANRKSPVSVHDFDIVIGPTADAQTTTIINENMEELEQSNFSEEVCNKVITELQPENLPKQYFFGTNKALKTLEFDRVKRKVIP from the coding sequence GTGAAGAAATTATATCATGGATCTGTAAGTGACTTTGATGTGATTGATTTATCACAGGGTAAAGGGTATAAGGATTTTGGAAAAGGATTTTATGCAACGGCGGTAAAAGAGCACGCTGAAAGGCTTGCAATCAGAAATAAAGGTATTTTAATAAAACGGCAGAAAGTACTGAGGGAAAGAAACCCGAAATTGAAATTAGAACAACCGATGGCATATTGTTATAATCTTTTATATGATGACGAGGTTGAAAATTTAAAAACGAAAGTTTTTAGAACAGCGGATGCAGAATGGTTGAGATTTATTGTTGCGAACAGGAAAAGTCCAGTCTCAGTTCATGATTTTGACATTGTGATTGGTCCCACGGCAGATGCGCAGACTACAACGATTATAAATGAAAATATGGAAGAGTTGGAACAATCGAATTTTAGTGAGGAGGTTTGCAACAAAGTGATAACCGAACTTCAACCGGAAAATTTACCGAAACAATATTTTTTCGGTACGAATAAGGCACTCAAAACTTTAGAATTTGACAGGGTAAAAAGGAAGGTGATTCCGTGA
- a CDS encoding SpoIID/LytB domain-containing protein: MKKRKENGLERLLSITIVVIMLPLLVTVIWQSMESERLLGLMSEPQTTEEVAEPEQGELGQAESEQVDSGQVEAEQVEALLPGIVAKEMETDAPVEALKAQCVIARTNVYLARESGKNDPDGFTTAQMKEIFGEKEYQEQYRQLEQMVHSTKNQVLTWQDDYIDAEYHAISAGMTRSIVEAAPQADFPYLTQVLCKPDLSARRYLSVHYWKEKDFLKKCKETFPEAGWEEGEKVHINQENVPNQLCILTRDAGDYVLTIQVAGQELSGEEFREKMGLNSACFSIEEEEGTVRIVTKGLGHGYGLSQNTAIQMAKDGESYQDILTYFFPGTQLTDCIK; encoded by the coding sequence GTGAAAAAAAGAAAAGAAAATGGCTTGGAACGTTTATTGTCAATTACAATTGTAGTTATAATGCTGCCACTTCTTGTGACCGTAATCTGGCAGAGCATGGAGAGTGAACGCCTGCTAGGGCTCATGTCGGAGCCGCAGACAACGGAGGAAGTGGCGGAGCCGGAACAAGGAGAGTTAGGGCAGGCGGAGTCCGAGCAAGTAGATTCCGGGCAGGTGGAAGCTGAACAGGTGGAGGCATTGTTGCCCGGAATCGTGGCAAAGGAAATGGAAACGGACGCGCCCGTGGAGGCGCTAAAGGCGCAGTGTGTTATTGCACGGACCAATGTTTATCTGGCGAGAGAATCTGGAAAAAATGACCCGGATGGTTTTACGACCGCGCAGATGAAAGAAATATTTGGCGAAAAGGAATATCAGGAGCAGTACCGGCAGTTAGAGCAGATGGTACACAGCACAAAAAATCAGGTGCTCACCTGGCAGGATGATTACATAGACGCAGAGTACCATGCAATCAGTGCCGGAATGACCCGTTCCATTGTAGAGGCAGCACCCCAGGCAGATTTCCCATACCTCACACAAGTTTTATGTAAACCTGATTTGAGCGCCCGGCGTTATTTAAGTGTTCATTATTGGAAAGAGAAAGATTTTTTGAAAAAATGTAAGGAGACATTTCCGGAAGCAGGTTGGGAAGAAGGGGAGAAAGTTCACATCAACCAGGAGAATGTTCCAAATCAGTTGTGTATTCTCACAAGAGATGCGGGCGATTATGTTTTGACGATACAGGTTGCGGGGCAGGAGTTGTCAGGAGAGGAATTTCGCGAAAAAATGGGGCTCAATTCCGCATGTTTTTCGATAGAGGAAGAGGAAGGAACCGTGCGGATTGTGACAAAAGGCCTCGGACATGGATATGGACTAAGCCAGAATACGGCAATACAGATGGCAAAAGACGGGGAGTCTTATCAGGATATTTTAACTTATTTTTTTCCGGGAACACAGCTAACGGACTGTATAAAGTAA
- a CDS encoding M23 family metallopeptidase: MKKKRAAAFWRKKQYVIAGTLIILAVIGLTWFYTGEQTKERARKEQELAKQAKELEEQVALTQEETEEQVEAVSSFVAPEVENEKAEVAALEEAEQQEEEKEEPAKETTNVAETLHFSAEDGLSWPMQGDVILNYSMNQTVYFATLDQYKYNPGVVIAGNVNDKVYAVAKGQITHIANNEETGCTMTMDLGDGYTATYGQLKELNFKEGDYVEEGQVVGYVSEPTKYFAVEGSNLYFEIDKDGVPQDPVTMFQ; this comes from the coding sequence ATGAAAAAGAAGAGAGCAGCCGCTTTTTGGCGGAAAAAACAGTATGTGATTGCAGGAACCTTAATCATATTAGCCGTGATTGGTCTTACCTGGTTTTACACAGGGGAGCAGACCAAGGAGCGCGCCAGAAAAGAGCAGGAACTTGCAAAGCAGGCAAAAGAGTTAGAAGAGCAGGTAGCATTGACACAGGAAGAGACAGAAGAGCAGGTTGAGGCGGTGTCGTCTTTTGTGGCTCCGGAAGTGGAGAATGAAAAGGCAGAAGTCGCAGCCTTGGAAGAAGCAGAGCAGCAGGAAGAAGAAAAAGAGGAACCGGCAAAAGAAACTACAAATGTAGCTGAAACATTACATTTTTCTGCGGAAGATGGATTGTCATGGCCGATGCAAGGGGATGTAATTTTAAATTACAGCATGAACCAGACGGTATATTTTGCAACACTAGACCAGTACAAGTATAATCCGGGCGTTGTGATTGCCGGAAATGTAAATGACAAGGTTTATGCGGTCGCAAAGGGACAGATTACGCACATTGCAAACAACGAGGAGACTGGATGCACGATGACAATGGACCTTGGAGATGGCTACACCGCAACCTACGGACAGCTAAAGGAACTGAATTTTAAAGAAGGGGATTACGTGGAAGAAGGACAGGTCGTCGGTTATGTCAGCGAGCCAACCAAATATTTTGCGGTAGAAGGCAGCAACCTGTATTTTGAAATTGACAAAGACGGTGTTCCACAAGACCCCGTCACGATGTTCCAGTAA
- a CDS encoding tetratricopeptide repeat-containing diguanylate cyclase produces the protein MDFREYGNKVREWIQNVLDNRGINAELTLKNCTEIENYAVENNDMKLLGFACYHMGETYYVLNDAERLFKYMTRALSCLDSTGQWELVARAYNIMAITSSNRGNAPIAMDYYLTGLSYCKKYQLELVELIINSNIGNLYMNCGQYKEAQTYFENAYQYIRRNLPNEEYESYLESMYVNLGKCYMKRNLLDKAYQYVERIEKECAKHLFGTELVELNCYKARLFQEMGRTAKRDECIDIIHKNIGKHIAIMDLFDDLYEYCELLLEIDKDKEFWNITGILESLAMQAKLVNLQRRMISLKIRYYRKNNQNEEYLTAAGQYYTMTAVLEKENQYMVINMLNVRSSLERANERRRQMEQENELLLRKSETDPLTGIANRFRLNQVADEAFQKAFTDGNSLAMEILDVDYFKQYNDNYGHQEGDNCIIAIAEELRKLQNEQIFCARYGGDEFVVIYQGMSLEEVFEKSKELRGNIMERKIAHEYSKALPIVTISQGICWAVPRNENKSWDYLHVADTMLYQVKRKKRNGICVGTIGATDVLRMEC, from the coding sequence ATGGATTTTAGAGAGTATGGCAATAAGGTAAGAGAATGGATTCAGAATGTTCTCGACAATCGGGGAATTAATGCAGAGCTGACTTTGAAAAATTGTACGGAAATCGAAAACTATGCGGTTGAGAACAACGACATGAAGTTACTGGGATTTGCCTGTTATCATATGGGCGAAACCTATTATGTGCTCAACGATGCAGAGCGTTTATTTAAATATATGACAAGAGCCCTGTCCTGTCTGGATAGCACAGGACAGTGGGAGCTTGTGGCAAGAGCCTATAATATTATGGCAATCACATCGTCAAATCGTGGAAATGCACCGATTGCGATGGATTATTATCTGACAGGACTTAGTTACTGTAAAAAATACCAGTTAGAACTGGTAGAGCTGATTATCAATTCCAACATTGGCAATCTATACATGAACTGTGGACAGTACAAAGAGGCGCAGACATACTTTGAAAATGCTTATCAATACATCCGGCGGAATCTGCCAAATGAAGAGTATGAGAGTTATCTTGAGAGCATGTATGTGAATCTTGGAAAATGCTACATGAAGCGAAATTTGCTTGATAAGGCATACCAGTATGTGGAGCGCATAGAAAAAGAGTGTGCGAAGCATCTTTTTGGAACCGAGTTAGTGGAGCTGAACTGCTATAAAGCACGGCTGTTCCAGGAGATGGGAAGGACTGCAAAACGAGACGAATGTATCGATATCATACATAAGAATATTGGAAAACACATTGCAATCATGGATTTGTTTGATGATCTTTATGAGTACTGTGAGCTTTTGCTTGAAATAGACAAAGATAAGGAATTTTGGAATATAACCGGAATTCTGGAGAGTCTTGCAATGCAGGCGAAGCTGGTTAATCTTCAACGGAGAATGATTTCCTTGAAAATCCGTTATTACCGTAAAAACAATCAGAACGAAGAATACCTTACGGCAGCGGGGCAGTACTATACGATGACGGCAGTCCTGGAAAAAGAGAACCAATATATGGTAATCAACATGCTCAATGTCAGAAGCTCTTTAGAGCGCGCAAATGAGAGAAGACGCCAGATGGAGCAGGAAAATGAACTGCTGTTAAGGAAATCAGAGACCGATCCGCTTACCGGTATTGCAAATCGTTTCCGGCTAAATCAGGTGGCAGACGAGGCATTCCAGAAAGCGTTTACAGATGGAAACAGTCTTGCAATGGAAATCCTGGATGTTGACTATTTCAAACAATATAATGATAATTACGGGCATCAGGAAGGGGATAACTGTATTATTGCGATTGCGGAAGAATTGAGAAAATTACAGAATGAGCAGATTTTCTGTGCAAGATACGGCGGGGATGAGTTCGTGGTAATTTATCAGGGAATGTCGCTAGAGGAAGTGTTTGAAAAATCAAAAGAGCTGCGTGGCAATATCATGGAACGAAAGATTGCACACGAATACTCCAAGGCTCTTCCGATTGTCACAATCTCTCAGGGAATCTGCTGGGCGGTGCCACGAAATGAAAACAAATCATGGGATTATCTGCATGTGGCAGACACCATGCTATATCAGGTGAAAAGGAAAAAACGGAATGGAATCTGTGTAGGAACCATAGGTGCAACCGATGTTTTAAGAATGGAATGTTAA
- a CDS encoding MerR family transcriptional regulator, whose protein sequence is MKIQYTIHDVAALLGISADAIRLYEKEDLVTPKRNPQNSYRYYGFEEIQRIMAISLYRKLGVGIAQIRKLLSEPSFGGVNNRFDNFIEENEKEIVRLQNRTASFHEAASGKSCRGIGSVFDKRAAGQLYRVSSG, encoded by the coding sequence ATGAAGATACAATACACGATTCATGATGTTGCGGCACTGCTTGGAATCTCGGCAGATGCCATACGTTTATATGAAAAAGAAGACCTTGTAACGCCAAAGCGTAACCCACAGAACAGTTACCGTTATTATGGTTTTGAGGAAATTCAACGCATCATGGCAATCTCGCTTTACCGGAAACTGGGAGTTGGAATTGCACAGATACGCAAACTCTTGTCAGAACCGTCGTTTGGGGGCGTCAATAATCGATTTGACAATTTCATCGAAGAAAATGAAAAGGAGATTGTGCGGTTGCAAAACAGAACAGCTTCGTTTCATGAAGCAGCATCTGGAAAATCTTGCAGAGGGATTGGGAGCGTATTCGATAAGAGAGCTGCCGGACAGCTATATCGTGTTTCATCAGGATAA
- a CDS encoding methyl-accepting chemotaxis protein yields the protein MMESINLTLEQKSRKRANYALTITILVVTGLLSIMFLGQILQGINKVTCLVVAGANAIVAVTCVVSYLKNPLSEKFHYIAFAAFMIAYEMSCLSCSYFLYYIFIYPVLISMIMYYDIRIELRAGMIAFACCIINGLNSYYILGNTGVQEKNQIFMTCVLAFILGTSTSIAAKVANLHSQETKEEFASNQKKQEYMMESIVKVGHAVNESTQSIHALVEELTESTDSVNSAMSDVAVSMENTSSSIQEQAEVAGHLQQIIDETMTAADELEEISRSTRANVKTGQSLVGEIVGRTEQIEQENAMVKNNMSQLQTHTKDMQKIIGIIQQISSQTNLLALNASIEAARAGEAGKGFAVVAEEIRVLSEQTKQSTENIEDIISKLDHNAADTISSMDNVMEKIGGQVSMIHDIEENFSSIREGMTELKHNSISLSENVRMLKTANETLVDSTNNLSSTSEEVSASAEETNAMCADNAERFKVINNVLNDLTADTSRMDGFIDEYNRIHTENVKKAAIVETEA from the coding sequence ATGATGGAAAGTATAAATTTAACGCTAGAACAGAAGTCGCGAAAACGCGCAAATTATGCTCTTACAATAACAATTCTGGTAGTAACAGGATTGTTATCGATTATGTTTCTTGGACAAATTTTGCAAGGAATTAACAAGGTGACATGTCTGGTGGTTGCAGGTGCGAATGCAATTGTCGCAGTGACCTGCGTTGTCAGCTACCTGAAAAATCCATTAAGTGAGAAGTTTCATTACATTGCATTTGCTGCATTTATGATTGCATACGAAATGTCATGCCTTTCCTGCAGCTATTTTCTATATTATATTTTTATTTATCCGGTGCTGATCAGCATGATTATGTATTATGATATTCGCATCGAACTGCGTGCCGGAATGATAGCATTTGCATGCTGTATCATCAATGGGTTAAATTCCTATTATATACTTGGCAACACCGGAGTCCAGGAAAAAAATCAGATTTTTATGACCTGTGTGCTCGCGTTTATTCTCGGAACAAGCACTTCAATTGCAGCGAAGGTTGCAAATCTGCATTCTCAGGAGACAAAAGAGGAATTTGCTTCAAACCAGAAAAAACAGGAATACATGATGGAATCCATAGTTAAGGTTGGCCATGCGGTCAATGAATCCACGCAATCCATTCATGCATTAGTCGAGGAACTGACGGAGTCTACGGATTCTGTTAATTCGGCAATGTCAGACGTGGCGGTCAGTATGGAAAATACATCTTCAAGCATACAGGAACAGGCAGAGGTTGCAGGACACCTCCAGCAGATTATTGATGAGACAATGACTGCTGCAGACGAGCTGGAGGAGATTTCACGCTCCACGAGGGCAAATGTAAAAACAGGACAGTCACTTGTTGGCGAAATTGTAGGACGAACAGAGCAGATTGAGCAGGAAAATGCGATGGTGAAAAATAACATGTCACAACTTCAGACGCACACCAAGGATATGCAGAAAATCATTGGCATCATCCAGCAAATTTCTTCTCAGACCAATCTGCTTGCGTTGAATGCGTCCATTGAGGCGGCACGTGCAGGCGAGGCGGGAAAAGGCTTTGCTGTTGTAGCAGAGGAAATACGTGTCCTTTCGGAGCAGACCAAGCAGTCTACGGAAAATATTGAGGACATTATTTCGAAATTAGACCACAATGCAGCAGATACAATTTCCTCAATGGATAATGTCATGGAGAAAATTGGCGGTCAGGTGTCTATGATACACGATATTGAAGAAAATTTTAGCAGCATTCGTGAGGGCATGACAGAATTAAAACATAATTCTATCAGCTTAAGTGAGAATGTCAGAATGTTAAAAACAGCAAATGAGACACTGGTTGACAGTACCAATAACCTTTCCTCCACCAGCGAGGAAGTCAGTGCGTCAGCGGAGGAGACAAATGCAATGTGTGCGGACAATGCGGAACGGTTTAAGGTTATTAACAATGTTTTGAATGATTTGACTGCGGATACCTCCAGAATGGATGGGTTCATTGACGAATATAACCGGATACACACAGAAAATGTAAAGAAAGCCGCTATTGTAGAAACAGAAGCATAG
- a CDS encoding DEAD/DEAH box helicase — translation MGFEEASPIQAQAIPVVMSGVDVIGQAQTGTGKTAAFGIPILHKVDPSNKKTQVIVLSPTRELAIQSAEEIRKLAKYMHGVKVLPVYGGQEINKQIRSLKGGAQIIIGTPGRIMDHLRRKTIKCENVNTIVLDEADEMLNMGFVDDIKTILEYIPAESRQTVLFSATMSKPILEITKKFQHDAVTIKVVKKELTVPKIEQYYYDVKRKDKIEVLTRLLDFYNPKLSVVFCNTKKMVDELATELQGRGYFAEGLHGDMKQAQRDRVMKKFRSGKTEILIATDVAARGIDVDDIEAVFNYDIPQDDEYYVHRIGRTGRAGRTGRAFTFVKGKEVYKLKDIMRYCKTKILAQPIPSTTDVANVKAENVLNEISRIIEEEDLSRMIDIIEEQVNNSDYTAMDIAAAFLKQATGGIEVSVEKKSSGDDFDFDNTGAEEEGMVRLFINVGRKDRIKPGDILGAIAGESGMPGKLVGAIDMYDKYTFVEVPREYGREVLEAMKNSKIKGRSVNMEPANQK, via the coding sequence ATGGGATTCGAGGAAGCCAGCCCGATTCAGGCACAGGCAATCCCGGTTGTGATGTCCGGTGTAGATGTGATTGGACAGGCGCAGACCGGAACCGGTAAGACAGCGGCTTTCGGTATTCCGATTTTGCATAAAGTAGATCCATCTAATAAGAAGACACAGGTGATTGTGCTTTCTCCAACCAGAGAGCTTGCAATCCAGTCTGCGGAAGAAATCCGTAAACTTGCAAAATATATGCACGGTGTGAAAGTTCTTCCGGTATATGGTGGACAGGAAATCAACAAACAGATTCGCTCCTTAAAAGGCGGCGCACAGATTATCATCGGTACACCGGGACGAATCATGGATCACTTAAGAAGAAAGACCATCAAATGTGAAAATGTCAACACCATCGTATTAGACGAAGCCGATGAGATGTTGAACATGGGATTTGTGGATGATATCAAGACCATTTTAGAATATATCCCGGCCGAATCACGTCAGACAGTTCTTTTTTCTGCAACCATGTCAAAGCCGATCTTAGAGATTACAAAGAAATTCCAGCATGATGCAGTGACCATCAAGGTCGTAAAGAAAGAACTTACCGTTCCAAAAATTGAACAGTATTACTATGATGTCAAAAGAAAAGATAAAATCGAAGTCTTAACACGTTTGTTAGACTTTTACAATCCAAAGCTTTCTGTTGTATTCTGTAATACCAAGAAAATGGTAGACGAACTTGCAACCGAATTACAGGGACGCGGTTATTTTGCAGAAGGACTTCACGGCGATATGAAACAGGCACAGCGTGACCGTGTCATGAAAAAGTTCCGTTCTGGAAAGACCGAGATTTTGATTGCAACAGACGTTGCAGCCAGAGGAATCGACGTCGATGATATCGAGGCAGTATTTAACTACGATATTCCGCAGGATGATGAATACTATGTACATCGTATCGGACGTACCGGACGTGCAGGACGTACCGGACGTGCTTTCACTTTTGTAAAAGGAAAAGAAGTGTACAAATTAAAGGACATCATGCGTTACTGCAAGACAAAGATTTTAGCACAGCCAATCCCGTCTACGACAGACGTTGCAAATGTAAAGGCAGAGAATGTCTTAAACGAAATCAGCCGCATTATCGAAGAAGAAGATTTAAGCCGCATGATTGATATTATTGAAGAGCAGGTCAACAACTCCGATTACACTGCAATGGATATTGCAGCCGCATTTTTAAAACAGGCAACCGGCGGAATCGAGGTATCCGTTGAGAAAAAATCATCCGGGGATGACTTTGATTTTGACAATACCGGTGCAGAGGAAGAAGGAATGGTTCGTCTTTTCATCAACGTTGGTAGAAAAGACCGCATCAAGCCGGGCGACATCTTAGGCGCTATCGCAGGCGAATCCGGAATGCCAGGAAAATTAGTCGGCGCTATCGATATGTATGACAAATACACCTTTGTAGAGGTCCCTCGTGAATACGGAAGAGAAGTACTTGAGGCAATGAAGAATTCCAAGATTAAAGGAAGATCCGTAAACATGGAGCCGGCAAACCAGAAATAA